A region from the Acetobacteroides hydrogenigenes genome encodes:
- a CDS encoding DUF349 domain-containing protein encodes MESERNDALVPEEQLNNHVEDTVDATPAAETEVVEEEVTEPRHSVDFSEEEAMLAAEEIDLGEEEEGEDSAHPVVDYSGFSLQELVKALEAIVSNGSEASRREIEAIKIAFYKTLRADVEAKKAEFVKNGGEEAEFKAPECPEEPIIKDLILAYKNAKYLKSKEIEAEKENNYKEKLQILEELKALSEGSEAHNHTFQEFRNLQNRWKEIGQVPQSHVKDLWDNYHYLVEKFYDYIKINRELRDLDLKKNYEAKILLSEKAEELLLEPSVVLAFQKLQKLHEQWREVGPVAKEFKETLWERFKEATSKINKKHQEFYDLQKDEQKKNLDAKTVLCEKAEELLTIDPKSTKDWNKRSKDLIELQKVWKTIGFAPKKENSKIYQRFREACDAFFVKKREFYTQLKSQIEVNLQAKVELCVKAEEISSSADWKKATDELIALQKQWKEIGPVPRKHSDEVWKRFRAACDSFFTRKSEHFSGIDKRYEENLRAKEAIIEEIKAFEPSEDIPSNFESLKEFQRRWAEIGFVPMKDKERIQKEYREIIDAQFQKIKGSDAERKIVKFKGWVESNTGRGDKKFRAERDKLIGKIRQLESDISVWENNIGFFAKSKNADALIKEVNNKINKAKEEIALIEEKINLIDSQLPE; translated from the coding sequence ATGGAATCTGAAAGAAATGATGCTCTAGTTCCCGAGGAACAGCTCAACAACCATGTTGAGGATACTGTAGATGCTACCCCTGCTGCCGAAACTGAAGTAGTAGAAGAAGAAGTAACTGAACCTCGTCATAGTGTTGATTTCTCGGAAGAGGAGGCTATGCTTGCTGCTGAGGAAATTGATCTTGGAGAGGAAGAAGAAGGGGAAGATTCAGCCCACCCTGTTGTAGACTATTCTGGATTTTCCCTTCAGGAACTTGTAAAAGCCCTAGAAGCAATTGTTAGCAATGGTTCAGAGGCTTCACGTCGTGAAATAGAGGCCATAAAGATCGCGTTTTATAAAACGCTGCGTGCCGACGTTGAGGCTAAGAAGGCGGAGTTTGTTAAGAATGGTGGCGAAGAAGCCGAGTTTAAAGCTCCAGAATGCCCCGAAGAGCCGATTATTAAAGATCTTATTCTAGCCTATAAAAATGCAAAATACCTTAAGAGTAAGGAAATAGAGGCTGAAAAAGAAAATAACTATAAGGAAAAACTTCAGATACTTGAAGAGTTAAAGGCTCTCTCCGAAGGGTCGGAGGCTCATAACCACACGTTTCAAGAGTTTAGGAACCTTCAAAATAGGTGGAAAGAGATTGGGCAAGTTCCGCAGTCGCATGTAAAAGACCTATGGGACAACTACCACTATCTTGTTGAGAAGTTTTATGACTATATAAAGATCAATCGCGAACTACGCGATCTTGATCTTAAGAAAAACTACGAAGCAAAAATCCTTCTAAGCGAAAAGGCTGAAGAACTGCTACTTGAACCTTCGGTGGTTTTGGCATTCCAAAAGCTTCAGAAGCTTCATGAGCAATGGAGAGAAGTAGGCCCTGTTGCAAAAGAGTTTAAGGAGACCCTATGGGAAAGGTTTAAGGAGGCTACCTCTAAGATTAATAAAAAGCATCAGGAGTTCTACGACCTACAAAAGGATGAGCAAAAGAAAAACTTGGATGCGAAAACGGTTCTTTGCGAAAAGGCAGAGGAACTTTTGACGATCGATCCCAAATCGACTAAGGATTGGAATAAAAGATCGAAAGATTTGATTGAACTTCAAAAGGTTTGGAAGACTATTGGTTTTGCGCCTAAGAAGGAGAATTCAAAGATATACCAACGCTTCCGCGAAGCCTGTGATGCTTTCTTTGTTAAGAAGCGCGAGTTCTACACCCAACTAAAGAGCCAGATAGAGGTAAACCTACAGGCTAAAGTAGAACTTTGTGTTAAGGCCGAAGAAATATCTTCATCGGCCGATTGGAAAAAGGCAACTGACGAACTTATTGCATTACAGAAACAATGGAAAGAAATAGGGCCTGTCCCTCGTAAGCACTCGGATGAGGTTTGGAAGCGTTTCCGTGCAGCCTGCGATTCTTTCTTTACCAGAAAATCGGAGCATTTTTCGGGTATCGATAAGCGCTACGAAGAAAATCTTAGAGCAAAAGAAGCCATAATTGAAGAAATTAAAGCATTTGAGCCTTCAGAAGACATCCCTTCCAATTTTGAATCGTTGAAAGAATTTCAGCGCCGTTGGGCAGAGATCGGCTTTGTCCCAATGAAGGATAAGGAGCGTATTCAAAAAGAGTACCGCGAGATTATCGATGCTCAATTTCAAAAGATTAAAGGAAGCGATGCTGAGCGTAAGATCGTTAAGTTTAAGGGCTGGGTTGAATCGAATACTGGTAGAGGAGATAAAAAGTTCCGTGCAGAACGCGATAAACTTATTGGTAAAATTCGCCAGCTCGAATCGGATATCAGCGTATGGGAAAATAATATTGGGTTCTTTGCCAAATCCAAGAATGCCGATGCATTGATTAAAGAAGTAAATAACAAGATAAATAAGGCAAAAGAAGAGATTGCTCTTATAGAGGAAAAAATCAACCTGATTGATTCTCAGCTACCCGAATAG
- the trmD gene encoding tRNA (guanosine(37)-N1)-methyltransferase TrmD: MRIDILTIHPELLESPFNHSIIKRAKQKGLVEIVIHNIRDYSTDKHKSVDDYAFGGDAGMVMMCDPIFRCIEKLKAERHYDEVIYVTPDGKTLKQGISNRLATFENIIILCGHYKGVDHRIREHLVTLEISIGDYVLSGGELAAAVIVDSVVRIVPGVISDETSALTDSFQDGLLAPPVYTRPAVYNGWEVPAVLLSGNFKEISKWQEDQALSRTKLLRPDLLND, from the coding sequence ATGAGAATTGATATTCTGACAATCCATCCCGAGCTCCTCGAAAGTCCGTTTAACCACTCCATAATAAAACGAGCAAAGCAAAAAGGGCTTGTGGAAATCGTCATCCACAACATTAGAGATTACAGCACAGATAAGCATAAAAGCGTAGACGACTATGCTTTTGGAGGCGATGCCGGCATGGTAATGATGTGCGATCCTATTTTTAGATGCATCGAAAAGCTAAAAGCTGAACGCCATTACGACGAGGTTATCTATGTAACCCCAGATGGAAAAACGCTAAAGCAAGGTATTTCGAATAGGCTGGCAACATTCGAGAACATCATCATCCTTTGCGGGCACTACAAAGGTGTAGACCATCGCATCCGCGAGCATCTGGTAACGCTCGAAATTTCGATTGGTGACTACGTTCTTTCGGGCGGCGAACTTGCTGCTGCAGTTATCGTAGACAGCGTTGTTCGTATTGTACCTGGCGTAATATCCGACGAGACATCGGCGCTAACCGATTCGTTTCAGGATGGGCTGCTTGCCCCCCCAGTTTACACAAGACCTGCCGTATACAACGGGTGGGAAGTTCCTGCTGTTTTACTTTCAGGAAACTTTAAGGAAATAAGCAAATGGCAGGAGGATCAGGCTCTGAGCCGTACCAAGCTGCTCCGCCCCGATCTGCTTAACGACTAG
- a CDS encoding NADP-dependent oxidoreductase gives MRAIQYTEFGSSSVLRLVERDIPKPREGEVLIKVTAAGVNPVDVKIRNGLLVNRVPCVFPIVPGWDFSGKIVEHGFGARRFDIGEKVIGYCRRPTIQHGTYAEYITVPEVYISKAPKNIPLNDAAALPLAGLTAHQAIFTHGGLKKNEAIVIWGASGGVGSFAVQLAAQKDAKVIAIASKRNHEYLKKLGAKHTIDYITQNVAEEVRKLFPEGVDLAFDTVGGDVFKQCFDIVKSTGRVVSILENLPQPSLLPKPEIDYRYCFVEPNSSTLNNLRKMVEEGELTVYVEAEYPLEKAALAHEKISEGHTKGKIIIAMD, from the coding sequence ATGAGAGCAATACAGTATACCGAATTTGGGTCTTCGTCGGTTTTAAGGCTTGTAGAGCGAGATATACCGAAACCCAGAGAAGGTGAAGTTCTGATTAAGGTTACGGCAGCAGGAGTTAATCCTGTCGACGTAAAAATCCGAAATGGGTTGCTCGTAAACCGAGTTCCCTGTGTTTTTCCCATAGTTCCTGGATGGGATTTTTCGGGTAAAATTGTTGAGCATGGCTTTGGCGCCCGCCGATTCGATATTGGAGAAAAAGTAATTGGCTACTGCCGTAGGCCAACCATTCAGCACGGAACCTATGCCGAATACATTACGGTTCCAGAAGTGTACATTTCCAAAGCGCCCAAAAACATACCCCTTAACGATGCAGCAGCCCTTCCGTTGGCTGGACTTACGGCCCATCAGGCTATATTTACCCATGGTGGACTGAAGAAAAATGAGGCTATCGTAATATGGGGAGCGTCAGGAGGAGTAGGTTCGTTTGCCGTTCAGCTCGCTGCCCAAAAGGACGCCAAGGTTATTGCCATTGCAAGCAAGCGAAATCATGAGTACCTAAAAAAGCTGGGAGCAAAGCACACCATCGACTACATCACGCAGAATGTGGCAGAAGAGGTGCGAAAGCTATTCCCTGAAGGAGTAGATCTTGCCTTCGACACCGTTGGCGGTGATGTTTTTAAGCAATGCTTCGATATTGTAAAAAGCACGGGCAGGGTAGTTTCTATACTAGAAAACTTACCACAGCCCTCTCTCCTACCAAAACCGGAGATAGATTACCGCTACTGCTTTGTAGAGCCAAACTCTTCGACCCTTAACAACCTTCGAAAAATGGTAGAAGAAGGCGAACTTACAGTTTACGTGGAAGCCGAATACCCCTTGGAAAAAGCAGCCCTAGCGCACGAAAAAATATCAGAAGGACATACTAAAGGGAAGATCATTATTGCGATGGATTAG
- a CDS encoding MFS transporter, which yields MNQKSSNLSALPIFLAFLCMGFGDVVGPLTSQVQSDFHLSNFLAGLLTFMGFIMFGLLSIPLGIIQDRVGKRKVLIFGLAVALLGLILPIIGNFSSFVVLLVSILMLGAGATSLQVAGNPIMRDVSPEGKYSRNLSLGQFVKAIGSLSGSLVPLIAAKYWGLDWKILFPIYSAFIALTIVYILFAHIHESKPDENAKPATFKSCLSLLNNKFILAMVMGIFLYVGAEVSMSSKLPNYLADVFSYDIKKLGLLGTLFFFIAIMTGRFFGSVILNWMSPKRFLVITTILSIVGNLVLFFAPTATVAFVSIFIIGFGFANIFPLIFSITVDSMPEKANEISGLMVTAIIGGAVVPLLFGLVADYSNSIVAGFAVPLACLAYILLTALSTSKQVAK from the coding sequence ATGAATCAGAAAAGCAGCAATCTATCTGCTCTGCCAATCTTCCTTGCATTCCTCTGCATGGGCTTTGGAGATGTAGTTGGCCCTCTAACCAGCCAAGTACAAAGCGATTTTCACCTATCCAACTTTTTGGCAGGCCTTTTAACCTTCATGGGTTTTATCATGTTTGGTCTTCTCTCTATTCCACTTGGCATTATCCAGGATAGAGTCGGAAAAAGGAAAGTTCTCATCTTCGGTCTTGCCGTTGCACTTCTTGGGCTGATACTCCCTATTATTGGCAACTTCTCGAGTTTTGTGGTGCTGCTAGTATCCATTCTGATGCTTGGAGCAGGTGCTACAAGCCTTCAAGTGGCCGGAAACCCAATTATGCGCGACGTATCACCCGAAGGGAAGTACTCTCGCAACCTTTCGCTTGGACAGTTCGTTAAGGCTATCGGTTCGCTATCGGGATCGTTGGTTCCGCTTATTGCCGCTAAGTACTGGGGGCTAGACTGGAAGATTCTCTTCCCAATCTATTCAGCGTTTATTGCACTAACCATCGTTTACATCCTTTTCGCGCACATCCACGAAAGCAAGCCCGACGAGAATGCAAAGCCTGCAACCTTCAAGTCGTGCCTTTCGCTGCTCAACAACAAGTTTATCTTAGCTATGGTGATGGGCATTTTCCTCTACGTTGGTGCCGAGGTTTCGATGTCGTCTAAGCTGCCTAACTACCTTGCCGACGTATTCAGCTACGACATCAAGAAGCTGGGACTACTCGGAACCTTATTCTTCTTTATCGCCATCATGACTGGCCGTTTCTTTGGCTCGGTTATCCTTAACTGGATGTCGCCAAAGCGCTTCCTGGTTATCACCACCATCCTATCGATTGTCGGAAACCTTGTGCTATTTTTTGCGCCAACCGCAACCGTAGCCTTCGTTTCGATTTTTATCATCGGATTCGGCTTTGCCAACATCTTCCCGCTAATCTTCTCGATTACCGTAGACTCGATGCCCGAAAAGGCTAACGAGATTTCGGGATTGATGGTAACCGCCATCATCGGGGGTGCCGTTGTTCCACTTCTCTTCGGATTGGTGGCTGACTACAGCAACAGCATCGTCGCCGGATTTGCAGTTCCATTAGCTTGCTTGGCGTACATTCTGTTAACAGCACTTAGCACCAGTAAGCAGGTGGCCAAATAG
- a CDS encoding head GIN domain-containing protein, which translates to MRRLLTLLAILTLPILVEASDVTSKTIKLPSFNRIAVVGSYNIHMDQASSPTLTIIGQDQILERVKVSVREGLLLIEMPKQRDRRMRLKSAEIPTLRLSFKSISNLFIDGYADIASPRPLTFDMLTVTLKGSSKLTLSLVCNHLAVETSGATYIKATGKSKTFDLRMKGSGMFDGYNLATQKAMVTIEGTGKARINAVEKLTGTISVFGTLFYKGNPVVDVSKNFGIVKQIP; encoded by the coding sequence ATGAGACGACTGCTCACACTCCTCGCAATACTGACGTTACCTATACTCGTAGAGGCATCGGACGTCACCAGCAAAACCATCAAACTCCCCAGCTTTAACCGGATAGCCGTAGTAGGCAGCTACAACATCCACATGGATCAAGCAAGCAGCCCTACCCTTACCATTATCGGACAAGATCAAATTTTGGAGCGCGTTAAGGTATCGGTCCGCGAAGGGCTGCTCCTAATCGAAATGCCCAAGCAGCGCGACCGCCGCATGCGCCTTAAAAGCGCCGAAATACCCACCCTTCGCCTATCGTTTAAGAGCATCAGCAACCTTTTTATCGATGGGTATGCCGATATCGCATCGCCTCGGCCCCTAACCTTCGACATGCTAACGGTAACCCTCAAAGGCTCGAGCAAGCTAACCCTATCGCTCGTATGCAACCACCTTGCCGTAGAAACCAGCGGGGCAACCTACATTAAGGCCACGGGGAAATCCAAAACATTCGACCTACGCATGAAGGGGTCCGGCATGTTCGACGGGTACAACTTGGCAACCCAAAAGGCTATGGTAACCATAGAAGGAACCGGTAAGGCTCGAATAAATGCGGTGGAAAAGCTTACCGGCACCATCAGCGTCTTTGGAACGCTCTTCTACAAGGGAAACCCCGTTGTTGATGTCTCGAAGAATTTCGGCATCGTCAAGCAGATACCCTAA
- a CDS encoding 2-oxoacid:acceptor oxidoreductase family protein, producing MKEEIIIAGFGGQGVLSMGKILAYSGIMQGQEITWMPSYGPEMRGGTANVTVILSDDRISSPIVHEYDTAIILNQQSMDKFAELVKPGGVLIYDPNGIVHHPTRTDINIYRIEAAEEAARMNNAKAFNMIVLGGFLSVKPIVKMENVRKGLEKSLPARHHHLIPMNEEAIQRGMDAVKAVNVL from the coding sequence ATGAAAGAAGAAATCATTATAGCTGGATTTGGTGGACAAGGCGTTCTATCAATGGGTAAAATTCTTGCCTACTCGGGCATCATGCAGGGCCAGGAGATTACCTGGATGCCTTCGTACGGCCCTGAGATGCGCGGTGGTACCGCTAACGTTACCGTAATCCTTAGCGATGATCGTATCAGCTCGCCTATTGTTCACGAGTACGATACGGCCATCATCCTTAACCAGCAATCAATGGACAAGTTCGCCGAGCTGGTAAAGCCCGGTGGCGTGCTCATCTACGATCCAAACGGAATCGTTCACCATCCAACCCGTACCGATATCAACATCTACCGTATTGAGGCTGCCGAGGAAGCTGCCCGCATGAACAACGCAAAGGCGTTTAACATGATCGTGCTTGGAGGATTCCTTAGCGTGAAGCCAATCGTGAAGATGGAGAACGTGCGCAAGGGACTCGAGAAGTCGCTTCCAGCTCGCCATCACCACCTCATTCCAATGAACGAGGAGGCCATTCAACGAGGAATGGATGCAGTAAAGGCTGTTAATGTGCTCTAG
- a CDS encoding thiamine pyrophosphate-dependent enzyme, producing MAEISIQDIVKPENLVYEKAKVLTDNVMHYCPGCTHGVIHKLIAEVIDEMGIQEDTIGVSPVGCSVLAYNYLDIDWLQAAHGRAPALATAAKRLNPEKHVFTYQGDGDLASIGTAEIMHACNRGENIVVIFVNNAIYGMTGGQMAPTTLIGQKTATTPYGRSVELNGHPLRITELIAQLPGTSFVTRQSAQTPAAVRKAKKAIRKAFENAAARKGTSFVEVVGTCNSGWKLSPVKSNQWMEENMFPYYPLGDLKDE from the coding sequence ATGGCAGAAATTTCAATTCAAGATATCGTAAAACCAGAAAATTTGGTTTACGAAAAAGCAAAAGTGCTTACCGATAATGTAATGCACTACTGCCCCGGATGTACCCACGGCGTTATTCATAAGCTGATTGCCGAGGTTATCGACGAAATGGGCATTCAGGAAGATACCATTGGCGTATCGCCTGTAGGATGTTCGGTGTTGGCCTACAACTACCTCGACATCGACTGGTTGCAAGCCGCTCACGGTCGTGCTCCCGCATTGGCTACCGCTGCTAAGCGTCTTAACCCAGAAAAGCACGTGTTTACCTACCAAGGCGACGGCGACCTTGCCTCGATTGGTACTGCAGAAATTATGCACGCCTGCAACCGTGGAGAGAACATCGTGGTGATCTTCGTTAACAACGCCATCTACGGTATGACCGGTGGACAGATGGCTCCAACTACCCTTATCGGACAAAAAACGGCTACCACTCCTTACGGACGTTCGGTAGAGCTTAACGGACACCCTTTGCGCATTACCGAGCTTATTGCTCAGCTGCCCGGAACTTCGTTTGTAACCCGCCAGAGCGCCCAAACGCCTGCCGCTGTTCGCAAGGCAAAGAAGGCTATTCGTAAGGCTTTCGAAAATGCAGCTGCCCGTAAGGGAACCTCGTTCGTAGAGGTGGTAGGTACTTGCAACTCGGGTTGGAAGCTATCTCCAGTAAAATCGAACCAGTGGATGGAGGAAAACATGTTCCCATACTATCCGCTTGGCGATCTTAAAGACGAATAG
- a CDS encoding 3-methyl-2-oxobutanoate dehydrogenase subunit VorB, with protein MKELRLMKGNEAIAEAAIRCGCDGYFGYPITPQSEVMETLMVRKPWEETGMVVLQAESETSSINMLYGGAATGKKVMTSSSSPGVSLMCEGLTYLAGAELPCLVVNVVRGGPGLGTIQPAQSDYFQAVKGGGHGDYHMIVLAPASVQEMYDFVDLSFELAFKYRTPAMILSDGVIGQMMEKVYLDDFKPRWTKEEIIKNYGDWACTGKTADRERHIATSLELESARQEVFNHKLQAKYAVIREKEVRCEEIMCEDADYIIVAYGSSARISSKAVELCRAEGIKVGLLRPITLFPYPTKEIQAHLSHVKGFLSVEMSAGQMVEDVKLAVNGQVPVYHFGRYGGMIPSPNEVVDAIKTNFLGGK; from the coding sequence ATGAAAGAGCTAAGGCTAATGAAGGGGAATGAGGCTATTGCAGAAGCTGCGATTCGTTGCGGTTGCGATGGCTACTTTGGATATCCAATTACCCCACAGTCCGAAGTAATGGAAACTCTTATGGTTCGTAAGCCATGGGAGGAAACAGGAATGGTTGTTTTGCAGGCCGAAAGCGAAACATCGTCCATTAACATGCTCTATGGTGGAGCTGCTACCGGAAAAAAAGTAATGACATCGTCTTCGTCGCCAGGCGTTAGCTTGATGTGCGAAGGTTTGACATATTTGGCAGGTGCCGAGCTTCCTTGCTTGGTGGTGAACGTTGTTCGTGGAGGCCCCGGCCTTGGAACGATCCAGCCTGCACAGTCGGACTACTTCCAAGCCGTTAAGGGTGGCGGACACGGCGATTACCATATGATCGTACTTGCCCCTGCTTCGGTTCAAGAAATGTACGACTTCGTTGATCTATCCTTCGAACTTGCATTTAAGTACCGTACCCCAGCCATGATCCTATCTGACGGCGTTATTGGCCAAATGATGGAGAAGGTTTACCTTGATGATTTCAAGCCACGTTGGACAAAAGAAGAGATCATTAAGAACTATGGCGATTGGGCTTGTACCGGCAAGACTGCCGATCGTGAGCGCCATATTGCAACTTCGTTGGAGCTGGAGTCTGCTCGTCAAGAGGTATTCAACCACAAGCTGCAAGCTAAGTACGCTGTGATTCGCGAGAAGGAAGTTCGTTGCGAAGAGATCATGTGCGAGGATGCCGATTACATCATCGTTGCGTACGGATCATCAGCTCGTATATCATCGAAGGCCGTTGAGCTTTGCCGTGCAGAAGGAATTAAGGTTGGTCTTCTTCGTCCAATCACCCTATTCCCTTATCCTACCAAGGAAATTCAAGCACACCTTTCGCACGTAAAGGGATTCCTTTCTGTAGAAATGAGCGCCGGACAAATGGTAGAGGATGTTAAGCTTGCTGTAAACGGACAGGTTCCTGTTTACCATTTCGGTAGGTATGGCGGTATGATCCCTTCGCCAAACGAGGTGGTTGATGCAATTAAGACTAACTTCTTAGGAGGAAAATAG
- a CDS encoding 4Fe-4S dicluster domain-containing protein, whose translation MAKIRGAIVVDMEKCKGCSLCVVACPTKVISLAQEVNGKGYNYAYMENPESCVGCTSCALVCPDSVITVYKVKVEA comes from the coding sequence ATGGCAAAAATTCGAGGAGCGATTGTTGTCGACATGGAGAAATGCAAAGGATGCTCTCTTTGCGTTGTCGCTTGTCCAACTAAAGTTATTAGCCTTGCGCAAGAAGTAAACGGTAAGGGCTACAACTACGCTTACATGGAAAATCCAGAAAGCTGCGTAGGATGCACTAGCTGCGCACTAGTTTGTCCCGACAGCGTTATTACAGTTTACAAGGTCAAAGTTGAGGCCTAA
- a CDS encoding aminotransferase class I/II-fold pyridoxal phosphate-dependent enzyme — protein sequence MHQTPIDIETVDRLKRESGIANVGKSSIRELVKLVVQIEKATNSQFVKMEMGVPGLATPAIAIEAEIEALRSGVTAVYPSIEGIDPLKKEMSRFVKNFLNVEVREEGCIPTVGSMQGGMAAFMVANRCDKAKDTVLFIDPGFPVQKNQLRMLGMKYETFDVYNYRGEKLRSKLEKYLQEGNISCIIYSNPNNPTWVCLTEKELQIIGDLATRYDVVVVEDLAYFAMDFRVDMSKPGVPPYQPTVAKYTDNYLMLISGSKAFSYAGQRIGCVVISDVLFKRRFPDLKRFFPNDEFGKAMIFGPIYGLSSGVAHSVQYGFAALLKAVNDGKYNFVEETREYGEKAKILKQIFEQNGFHIVYDRDEDKVLADGFYFTVGYQNLTGEELLEELLYYGVSAISLSTTGSKREGIRACVSQVARSQFGILEERLKMFNENHKVDKAVAQSTAL from the coding sequence ATGCATCAAACTCCTATAGACATTGAAACCGTTGATCGGTTAAAGCGCGAGTCGGGTATTGCAAATGTAGGCAAATCCTCTATACGCGAGCTTGTTAAATTGGTTGTGCAAATCGAAAAAGCAACCAATTCGCAGTTCGTGAAAATGGAAATGGGGGTTCCTGGATTAGCAACACCTGCTATTGCTATTGAGGCAGAAATTGAGGCTTTAAGGAGTGGTGTTACGGCTGTTTACCCTTCGATAGAGGGAATTGACCCCCTAAAAAAGGAGATGTCGCGTTTTGTAAAGAACTTTCTTAATGTCGAGGTTCGCGAGGAAGGATGCATTCCTACAGTAGGATCGATGCAAGGAGGGATGGCTGCCTTTATGGTTGCTAACAGATGTGATAAGGCTAAAGATACCGTCCTTTTTATTGATCCGGGCTTCCCTGTACAGAAAAACCAGCTTAGAATGCTTGGTATGAAGTATGAAACATTCGACGTTTATAACTACCGAGGAGAAAAGCTGCGCTCGAAGCTGGAGAAGTACTTGCAGGAAGGCAACATCTCTTGTATCATTTACTCGAATCCGAATAATCCAACTTGGGTATGCTTAACCGAGAAGGAACTGCAAATTATAGGCGATCTTGCAACCCGTTACGATGTTGTGGTAGTTGAGGATTTAGCATATTTTGCGATGGACTTTCGTGTGGATATGTCTAAACCTGGAGTGCCACCTTACCAGCCTACTGTTGCAAAGTATACCGATAACTATCTGATGCTCATCTCGGGGTCGAAGGCATTTAGCTATGCCGGACAGCGTATTGGCTGTGTGGTGATATCGGATGTGCTCTTTAAGCGTCGTTTCCCAGATCTAAAGCGGTTTTTCCCTAATGATGAGTTTGGAAAGGCTATGATTTTTGGACCTATCTACGGGTTATCTTCCGGAGTTGCCCACTCGGTTCAGTACGGTTTTGCTGCACTTCTGAAGGCTGTAAACGATGGTAAGTACAACTTCGTTGAAGAAACGCGCGAGTACGGCGAGAAGGCTAAGATCCTTAAACAGATATTTGAGCAAAATGGGTTCCATATTGTTTACGACAGGGACGAGGATAAGGTGCTTGCCGATGGGTTCTACTTTACGGTTGGATACCAGAATCTGACGGGAGAGGAACTTCTTGAAGAACTACTCTACTACGGTGTAAGTGCCATCTCGCTAAGCACCACAGGAAGTAAGCGCGAGGGTATTCGTGCTTGCGTATCCCAAGTGGCTAGAAGCCAGTTTGGCATCCTGGAAGAGCGCTTGAAAATGTTCAACGAAAATCATAAGGTAGATAAGGCTGTGGCCCAATCTACCGCACTATAA